A single Watersipora subatra chromosome 7, tzWatSuba1.1, whole genome shotgun sequence DNA region contains:
- the LOC137400047 gene encoding DNA repair protein XRCC3-like isoform X1 — protein sequence MNLHQLDSLDVHPDAVKKLKNAGLKKLKDVAAHSSAELQKKTRLAASQIENIQGQACKILYPIIPSTALDRLNLATDKIPTGCDSIDKLLGGGFLCQSVTEITGESGAGKTQICIQLALTNQLPREGNKRLNSLYICTEDVFPTQRLLQMEHATRKRHPHMSRHRFMDHIFIEHLSDKDQLLATLENRVPRLLDGGQTNLIILDSVTAVFRGQDECLNMISRSKEIASIGLCLHRLAVRYRICVVCINQVTADMRLGSLETWQPALGLTWSNLINTRLQVKRQNQESLLRTMSVCFAPHLPASSCGYTITHEGVASVL from the exons CTGGTTTGAAGAAACTTAAAGATGTAGCTGCCCATTCATCCGCAGAGTTGCAAAAAAAGACAAGATTAGCAGCATCTCAAATAGAGAATATACAAGGACAAGCTTGTAAAATTCTTTACCCAATCATTCCTAGTACAG CCCTTGACCGACTGAACTTGGCTACAGATAAGATACCAACTGGATGTGACAGCATTGATAAGCTGTTAGGag GAGGTTTCTTATGCCAGAGTGTAACAGAGATAACAGGTGAGAGTGGAGCAGGCAAGACTCAGATTTGCATACAACTAGCTCTAACCAACCAGCTTCCAAGGGAAGGCAACAAACGACTCA ATAGCTTGTACATTTGTACAGAAGATGTGTTCCCCACACAGCGGTTGCTCCAGATGGAGCATGCCACTAGGAAAAGGCATCCACATATGTCTCGCCATAGGTTCATGGATCACATTTTTATAGAGCACCTCTCTGATAAG GATCAGCTGCTGGCAACGCTGGAGAATCGAGTGCCTAGACTTCTGGATGGAGGACAAACGAATCTCATTATTTTAGATTCGGTTACTGCAGTATTTAGAGGGCAAGATGAGTGCCTGAACATGATATCTCGGTCTAAGGAGATCGCTTCTATAGGGCTATGTCTTCATCGCCTTGCAGTGCGCTATCGGATATGCGTTGTGTGCATAAACCAG GTGACAGCTGATATGAGACTGGGCAGTCTAGAGACATGGCAGCCAGCTCTTGGGCTCACCTGGTCCAACCTTATCAACACTCgtctgcag GTAAAACGTCAAAATCAGGAATCCTTGTTGAGGACTATGTCTGTCTGCTTTGCTCCTCACCTGCCTGCCAGCTCATGTGGGTACACGATCACTCATGAAGGAGTTGCTTCTGTTTTATGA
- the LOC137400047 gene encoding DNA repair protein XRCC3-like isoform X2, producing the protein MNLHQLDSLDVHPDAVKKLKNAGLKKLKDVAAHSSAELQKKTRLAASQIENIQGQACKILYPIIPSTALDRLNLATDKIPTGCDSIDKLLGDSLYICTEDVFPTQRLLQMEHATRKRHPHMSRHRFMDHIFIEHLSDKDQLLATLENRVPRLLDGGQTNLIILDSVTAVFRGQDECLNMISRSKEIASIGLCLHRLAVRYRICVVCINQVTADMRLGSLETWQPALGLTWSNLINTRLQVKRQNQESLLRTMSVCFAPHLPASSCGYTITHEGVASVL; encoded by the exons CTGGTTTGAAGAAACTTAAAGATGTAGCTGCCCATTCATCCGCAGAGTTGCAAAAAAAGACAAGATTAGCAGCATCTCAAATAGAGAATATACAAGGACAAGCTTGTAAAATTCTTTACCCAATCATTCCTAGTACAG CCCTTGACCGACTGAACTTGGCTACAGATAAGATACCAACTGGATGTGACAGCATTGATAAGCTGTTAGGag ATAGCTTGTACATTTGTACAGAAGATGTGTTCCCCACACAGCGGTTGCTCCAGATGGAGCATGCCACTAGGAAAAGGCATCCACATATGTCTCGCCATAGGTTCATGGATCACATTTTTATAGAGCACCTCTCTGATAAG GATCAGCTGCTGGCAACGCTGGAGAATCGAGTGCCTAGACTTCTGGATGGAGGACAAACGAATCTCATTATTTTAGATTCGGTTACTGCAGTATTTAGAGGGCAAGATGAGTGCCTGAACATGATATCTCGGTCTAAGGAGATCGCTTCTATAGGGCTATGTCTTCATCGCCTTGCAGTGCGCTATCGGATATGCGTTGTGTGCATAAACCAG GTGACAGCTGATATGAGACTGGGCAGTCTAGAGACATGGCAGCCAGCTCTTGGGCTCACCTGGTCCAACCTTATCAACACTCgtctgcag GTAAAACGTCAAAATCAGGAATCCTTGTTGAGGACTATGTCTGTCTGCTTTGCTCCTCACCTGCCTGCCAGCTCATGTGGGTACACGATCACTCATGAAGGAGTTGCTTCTGTTTTATGA